One Kushneria konosiri genomic window, GCCGTACCGACCTGGATTACCGGGATCGTACTGGTAGCCGTGACGGCGCTGATCATTTATGGCGGTATCAGGTCGGTGGCTCGCACCGCTGAAAAGATTGTACCGGTCATGGCCGTGGCCTATCTGCTGGTCGCGCTCTACATCCTGATCGTCAACATCGGGGAAGTGCCGGCAATGCTGGCGCTGATCGTCAAGAGTGCCTTTGGTTTCGGGCCGGCCGTCGGTGGTGCTGCAGGTTATGCCATCAAGACCGCCATGGAAAATGGCATCAAGCGCGGGCTTTTCTCCAACGAGGCCGGCATGGGCTCGGCGCCCAACGCTGCCGCCACGGCAACGGTCAAGCATCCGGCCGCTCAGGGGCTGGTTCAGTCCTTTGGCGTGGTTTGCGATACCCTGATCATCTGCACCTGTACGGCCGTTGTGATTCTGCTTTCCGGGGTCTATGACACCCTGCTTGCCAGCTCGCCGGGCGTCGATATCCAGGGCATTCAGCTCACTCAGGACGCCATGTACGACCATCTGGGCACTTTCGGTACCTGGTTCATTGCGCTGGCCATTTTGCTGTTCGCCTTCACCTCGATCATCGGCAACTACGCCTATGGCGAGATCAACATGGGATATCTGTTCGGTCGTCGCAGCAAGGGGGCCATTCAGGTCCTGCGTCTGGCCGTGCTGGCCATGGTCATGCTGGGTGCCGTTGCCGAGCTTGATTTCGTCTGGGCCTTTGCCGATTTTGCGATGGGCCTGATGGCGACCACCAACCTGATCGCCATTTTGCTGCTGGCCCCTGTGGCCCTGCGGGTGTTGAAAGACTATGAGCGCCAGCGTCGTGACGGTGTGCGAGAGCCGGTCTTTGATCCGTCCGTGCTCAAAAAACCCGAGCAGCTCGCAAGCGGTGTATGGACGTCTTCCGGCGAGGCCGGAACGCGGTAGGAGCCCTTTGGATTCCAGCGTTATAATGCACATCCCGAGAACAGCGCAGGATGTGACATGCAGCTATACATCAACGGAGAAACGCGTCGGGTCGATCAGGTCAGCAGTGTGGCTGACCTGATCGCCACGCTTTCGCTGACCGGTCGGCGTATCGCCGTGGAGGTCAACGAATCCATTGTGCCGCGCACCCGCCATGCGACGACGACGCTCAATGAGGGCGATCGCGTCGAGATTGTTCATGCCATTGGCGGTGGCTGATATCCCGGCAGCCAATGGCGATCGCATCAGAACCCGCCAGACGGGTCCGAGGAGAACATCATGAGCATTGATTCCCGGTGGGATACCCCCCTGTACATTGCCGGGCGAACCTTTACCTCGCGCTTGCTGGTCGGTACCGGCAAATATCGCGATCTTGCAGAAACGGGCGAGGCCGTCGAGGCCAGCGGGGCCGAGATCGTGACGGTCGCCGTGCGCCGTTCCAACATCGGGCAGAATCCGGATGAGCCCAATCTGCTCGATGTCATCTCTCCCGAGCGCTATACCATCCTGCCCAATACGGCCGGCTGCTATAACGCACGTGACGCCATACGTACCTGCCAGCTCGCCCGTGAATTGCTTGACGGTCACAATCTCGTCAAGCTGGA contains:
- a CDS encoding alanine/glycine:cation symporter family protein, encoding MEFISTIENGILAITDPISSFIWTYVLVYLLLGAGVAFTLLTKFMQFRLMGHMARVTFGGRGSGDGISAFQAFATSLASRVGTGNLAGVAIALWVGGPGAIFWMWMTALVGLATAFIESTLAQVYKVRHEDGVFRGGPAYYMERGLGQRWMGCLFAVFLIIAFGLAFNGAQSNTIARAIDSAFAVPTWITGIVLVAVTALIIYGGIRSVARTAEKIVPVMAVAYLLVALYILIVNIGEVPAMLALIVKSAFGFGPAVGGAAGYAIKTAMENGIKRGLFSNEAGMGSAPNAAATATVKHPAAQGLVQSFGVVCDTLIICTCTAVVILLSGVYDTLLASSPGVDIQGIQLTQDAMYDHLGTFGTWFIALAILLFAFTSIIGNYAYGEINMGYLFGRRSKGAIQVLRLAVLAMVMLGAVAELDFVWAFADFAMGLMATTNLIAILLLAPVALRVLKDYERQRRDGVREPVFDPSVLKKPEQLASGVWTSSGEAGTR
- the thiS gene encoding sulfur carrier protein ThiS, whose product is MQLYINGETRRVDQVSSVADLIATLSLTGRRIAVEVNESIVPRTRHATTTLNEGDRVEIVHAIGGG